The Streptococcus mitis genomic sequence TTGATACCTCATAATAAAAATAAAGAATTTATGCTGTCAACAACAATTCCTGCTATTGTTAGTGTGGGCTTAAATCTTCTCTTGCTTCCAAAGCTGGGCTATATAGGTGCGTCAATTGTATCTGTTTTAACAGAGGTACTAGTATGGTTGATACAGTTATTCTATACTCGTTCTTATTTGAGAGAGGTGCCCATTATAGGTTCATTAATCAAAATTATAATCTCATCTGGAGTTATGTATGGTATCCTACTATTTATAAAACAATTCCTAAATGTATCAGCGATGATTAATGTGGGACTATATGCTGTTCTGGGAGCAATAATTTATGTTAGTTTGATTTTGATTTTTAAAGTAATCGATTTAAGTAAGTTAAAACAACAATTATTAAAAAATAAAGGAGTGTAATATGTACGATTATCTAATCGTTGGTGCTGGTTTGTCTGGAGCAATTTTTGCTTATGAAGCAACCAAGCGTGGAAAAAAAGTAAAAGTTATTGATAAACGTGACCACATTGGTGGGAATATCTACTGTGAGAATGTAGAAGGGGTTAATGTTCATAAATATGGTGCACATATCTTCCATACTTCTAATAAGAAAGTCTGGGATTATGTTAATCAATTTGCTGAATTTAACAACTATATCAACTCGCCTGTAGCTAATTATAAGGGTAGCCTTTATAATCTACCTTTCAATATGAATACTTTCTATGCTATGTGGGGGACAAAAACTCCTCAAGAAGTGAAAAATAAGATTGCTGAGCAAACGGCTCATATGAAGGACGTTGAACCTAAAAACTTGGAAGAGCAAGCTATTAAGTTGATCGGTCTAGATATTTATGAAAAATTGATTAAAGGATATACTGAAAAGCAATGGGGACGTTCTGCGACTGACCTTCCACCGTTTATCATTAAACGTTTACCAGTTCGTTTAACCTTTGATAATAATTATTTTAACGACCGTTATCAAGGGATTCCAATTGGAGGGTACAACGTTATTATCGAAAATATGCTGAAGGATGTGGAAGTAGAACTTGGAGTTGACTTTTTTGCCAATCGTCAAGAATTAGAAGCTTCTGCTGAAAAAGTTGTCTTTACAGGGATGATTGACCAATACTTTGATTATAAACATGGTGAGTTAGAATACCGTAGTCTTCGTTTTGAGCATGAAGTTCTAGATGAAGAAAACTATCAAGGAAACGCAGTTGTAAACTATACAGAACGAGAAATTCCTTATACTCGTATTATTGAGCATAAACATTTTGAGTACGGCACACAAGATAAAACGGTCATTACTCGTGAGTACCCAGCAGATTGGAAACGAGGAGATGAACCTTATTATCCAATCAATGATGAGAGAAACAATGCTATGTTTGCTAAGTATCAAGAAGAAGCAGCACAGAATGATAAGGTGATTTTCTGCGGACGTTTAGCAGACTACAAATACTACGACATGCATGTGGTCATTGAACGTGCCCTACATGTTGTAGAGGAAGAGTTTAACAAAGATAATGAAGGATAAAATTGATATTGTTGTTTTATGGGTAGATGGGAATGATCCTAACTTTATTAAGGAAAAACAAAGAGTAACTAGTCAAAAGGAATCGTTAAATGCAGACGCTGATGGTGAACAGCGTTATCGAGAATATGGAATTTTTCAGTATTGGTTTCGTATGATTGAGAGACATGCACCGTGGGTCAATAATATTTATTTAATTACGAATGGTCAAAAGCCGAGCTGGCTGAACCTTAGTCATCCAAAGTTGAGATTTATATCACATAAGGAATTTATTCCAGAATCCTATCTTCCAACTTTTAATTCTGCGACTATTGAGTTAAATCTTCATAGAATTGAAGGCTTGTCTGAAAATTTTATTTATTTTAACGATGACATGTATTTGATAAAAGATGTAAAGCCTTCAGATTTCTTCAAAAATAATAAACCGAGGCTTTTAGCAGTTTACGATGCTTTAGTTCCATGGTCCTCGTATACAAACACTTATCATAATAACGTTGAATTGATTTATCGTCATTTCCCCAAAAAGCAAGCCTTAAAGTCTTCGCCTTGGAAATTTTTTAATTATAGATATGGTGCTTTAATATTGAAGAATATCTTATTACTTCCATGGGGCCCTACGGGGTATGTAAATCAACATCTTCCAGTTCCAATGAAAAAGAGTACTTTAGCTCATCTTTGGAAAATCGAGTCGGAGGTATTGGATAGAACGTCACGGAATCAATTCAGAAATTATGGGGTGGATGTGAATCAGTATATTTGTCAGCACTGGCAAATTGAAAGTAATGAGTTTTATCCAATTTCAAAAAATATGGGTGAATCAATTGAGCTAAATCAAATTGATAAGCTGAAGAAAATTTTTGGAAATAAGAAGCGAAAACTACTATGTGTGAATGATAGTATTAATATTGATGAAAGAAATATTATACTTTTCAAAAAATTATTAGAAGAACGCTATCCAGAAAAGTCATCTTTTGAAAAATGAAAGGTAAAATATGAAATACTACTTAAAAGAAGAATTTTTAAATGATGTTAACCAAAAAAATGCTGGCAATAAGGCACGTAATGATGTTGAAACTGTGTTAAATGAGTTGGGATATATCCCTTTAAGAGTATTGGTTGATGATTGGTATAAAATGAATGTACTCAAGGCACAGATACATAAATATCAAGCACTATCAAAAGCATTCAAACTTTTAAAAAGAGGCGATGAGATTGTTATCCAATTTCCATTATTACACCATTCCTTACTATTTAGTAATTTACTAAAATCCCTTAGAAAAAAAGGAGTTAAAACCTATTTTCTGATTCATGATTTAGAAACTTTACGTTTTGTAAATGATGAAACATTACCTTTTAGAATGAAATTACGTATGAAAATTACGGAGGGATCTTCTTTACATTATGTAAATGGTATTATTGCTCATAATAAAGTAATGAAAGGAGTATTAGTCAATAAAGGAGTTCTTGGAGAAAAAATTACTAATTTAGAAATCTTTGATTATTTAATTCCAGATTTTATAGAAAAAACTAGTTTAAGAAAAGAACAACCAATAATTGTTGCAGGAAATTTATCACAAGATAAAGCAGCATATCTATACTCATTACCTATAGAACCACAATTTAATTTATATGGTGTTGGATTTGATGAGTCTAGGAAGTTATCTAATGAAACCTACTTTGGTTCATTTCTTCCAGATGAACTTCCATCAGTATTGGAAGGAAGTTTTGGTTTAGTTTGGGATGGTGACAGTTCTGAGACTTGTAGTGGATTTTTTGGAGAGTATCTACGCTATAACAATTCTCATAAAGCGTCACTTTATTTGGCTTCTGGTTTCCCTATCATTGTTTGGAAGGAATCTGCTTTGTCTCATTTTGTCTTAAAGAATAATTGTGGTATCACAGTTGATTCTTTGTTTGACATACAAGAAACAATCAATAATATTTCGGAAGAAGAATATCAAGAGTTAGTAGAAAATGCACAAAAGGTAGGAAATAATATAAGATCAGGATATTATTTGAAAATAGCTTTAGAGAAACTAACTAAATACTTAGTTTAAATTCACTAAGTAATGTATCATTTGTCTCTGATTACTAATTAGAAAAATTCTAATTTAATATAGAAAGGTAGTTCGATTATGAAAGGTATTATCCTTGCAGGAGGTTCAGGAACTCGCTTGTATCCTTTGACTCGTGCTATATCCAAACAACTGATGCCGGTTTATGATAAACCCATGATTTATTATCCTCTATCGACACTCATGTTAGCTGGTATCAAAGATATTTTAATTATCTCGACTCCTCATGATTTACCTCGTTTTAAAGAGCTGCTTCAAGATGGTTCGGAGTTGGGAATTAATCTTTCTTATGCGGAACAACCTAGTCCAGATGGATTGGCTCAGGCCTTCATTATCGGTGAAAAATTTATTGGAAATGACAGTGTCGCCCTAATTTTAGGAGATAATATTTACTATGGTCCTGGTCTATCTAAAATGCTTCAGAAGGCTGCTAATAAGGAGAAAGGTGCAACTGTTTTTGGATATCAAGTTAAGGATCCTGAAAGATTTGGTGTTGTGGAATTTGATGAGGAGATGAATGCTATTTCTATTGAGGAAAAACCAGAACATCCTCGTTCCAATTATGCAGTGACCGGCCTTTATTTCTATGATAATGATGTTGTAGAAATTTCAAAAAATATTAAACCAAGCCCTCGTGGTGAATTGGAAATTACAGACGTAAACAAAGCATATCTAGAACGTGGAGACTTATCAGTTGAGCTAATGGGGCGTGGTTTTGCTTGGTTAGATACTGGAACTCATGAAAGTTTATTAGAGGCGTCACAGTACATTGAGACAGTGCAACGGATGCAAAATGTTCAAGTGGCAAACTTAGAAGAGATTGCTTATCGTATGGGTTATATCAGCCGTGAGGATGTATTAAAGTTAGCACAACCTCTTAAGAAAAATGAATACGGACAATATTTGCTCCGTTTGATTGGAGAAGAATAGATGACAGATAATTTTTTCGGTAAGACGCTTGCGGTTCGCAATGTCGAAGCTATTCCAGGTATGTTAGAATTTGATATCCCTGTTCATGGTGATAATCGTGGCTGGTTCAAAGAAAATTTCCAAAAGGAAAAAATGCTCCCCCTTGGTTTCCCAGAGTATTTCTTTACAGAAGGAAAATTACAAAATAATGTATCCTTCTCACGTAAAAATGTTCTCCGTGGTCTACACGCAGAACCTTGGGATAAGTACATTTCTGTAGCAGATGGTGGGAAGGTTCTGGGTTCTTGGGTTGATCTACGCGAGGGCGAAACTTTCGGAAATACCTATCAAACAGTAATTGATGCAAGTAAGGGTATCTTTGTTCCCCGTGGTGTGGCTAATGGATTTCAGGTTCTATCAGATACAGTCTCTTATAGCTATCTGGTCAACGATTATTGGGCATTAGATTTGAAACCTAAATATGCCTTTGTCAATTATGCAGATCCAGAATTAGGAATTGAGTGGGCCAATCTTGCTGAAGCAGAGGTTTCAGAAGCAGATAAAAATCATCCACTACTTAAGGATGTAAAACCTTTGAAAAAAGAAGATTTGTAAAAAAGGAAAGACTATGACTGAATACAAAAAAATTATCGTGACAGGTGGAGCAGGTTTTATCGGTTCTAACTTTGTTCATTATGTTTACAAGAACTTTCCAGATGTTCACGTGACAGTATTAGACAAGTTGACTTATGCTGGAAATCGCGCTAATATTGAAAAAATTTTAGGTGATCGTGTTGAGTTGGTTGTTGGAGATATTGCTGATGCGGAGTTGGTAGACAAGTTGGCTGTTCAAGCAGATGCTATCGTTCATTATGCAGCGGAAAGTCACAATGACAATTCACTGAATGATCCATCACCGTTTATACATACTAACTTCATCGGAACCTATACTCTTTTGGAAGCAGCTCGCAAATATAATATTCGCTTCCACCATGTATCGACAGATGAAGTTTATGGGGATCTCCCTCTCCGTGAGGATTTGCCAGGATATGGTGAAGGTCCAGGTGAGAAATTTACTGCTGATACCAAATACAATCCTAGCTCTCCATACTCATCAACCAAGGCCGCTTCAGACTTGATTGTAAAAGCCTGGGTACGATCATTTGGTGTCAAGGCAACGATTTCTAACTGTTCAAATAACTACGGTCCTTATCAACACATTGAAAAATTCATCCCACGTCAGATTACCAACATCCTAAGTGGAATTAAGCCAAAACTTTATGGTGAAGGTAAGAATGTTCGTGACTGGATTCATACCAATGATCATTCTTCGGGAGTTTGGACAATCTTGACAAAAGGTCAAATCGGTGAAACTTACTTAATCGGGGCTGATGGTGAGAAGAACAACAAGGAAGTTTTGGAACTTATCCTTAAGGAAATGGGCCAAGATGCAGATGCCTATGATCATGTAACTGACCGTGCAGGACATGACCTCCGCTATGCAATTGACGCTAGTAAGCTCCGTGATGAATTAGGCTGGAAACCAGAATTCACTAATTTTGAATCTGGTCTCAAGGAAACAATCAAGTGGTATACAGATAACCAAGAATGGTGGAAAGCAGAGAAAGAAGCTGTTGAAGCCAATTATGCTAAAACTCAGGAGATTATCAAATTATAAAAAGCAGGAAATAGTTGCTTTTTATTGCTATAGTGGGAAGAGTTACAGATTAGGAAGGTGTAGAGATGATTTTAATTACAGGAGCAAAAGGCCAATTAGGAACTGAACTTCGTTATTTATTAGATGAGCGTAATGAAGAATACGTAGCAGTAGATGTGGCTGAGATGGATATTACAAATGAAGAAATGGTTGAGAAAGTTTTCGAAGAAGTTAAACCGACTTTAGTATACCACTGTGCTGCCTACACCGCTGTTGATGCAGCAGAGGATGAAGGGAAAGAATTAGACTTTGCTATCAATGTTACGGGGACAGAAAATGTCGCAAAAGCATCTGAAAAGCATGGTGCAACCCTAGTTTATATTTCCACCGACTATGTCTTTGACGGTAAGAAACCAGTTGGACAAGAGTGGGAAGTTGATGATCGACCAGATCCACAGACAGAATATGGACGTACAAAGCGCATGGGAGAAGAGTTAGTTGAGAAGTATGTGTCTAATTTCTATATTATCCGTACTGCCTGGGTATTTGGAAATTACGGTAAAAACTTTGTTTTTACGATGCAAAACCTTGCGAAAACTCATAAGACATTAACGGTTGTAAATGACCAGCATGGTCGCCCAACTTGGACTCGTACCTTGGCTGAATTTATGACTTATCTAGCTGAAAATTGCAAGGAATTTGGTTACTATCATTTATCGAATGACGCAACAGAAGACACAACTTGGTATGATTTTGCAGTTGAAATTTTGAAAGATACAGATGTGGAAATCAAGCCAGTAGATTCAAGTCAATTTCCAGCAAAAGCTAAACGTCCGTTAAACTCAACAATGAGTCTGGCTAAAGCTAAAGCTACTGGATTTGTTATTCCAACTTGGCAAGATGCCTTGAAAGAATTTTATAAACAAGAAGTAAAAAGTGATATTAACTAATTTGAATCCTGGTCGTTAATGAACTCCCCACGAAAATAATAGATATAATATTCTCATGACAACAGCTTTGCAGTGTGTAAGAAATGAGTTAGATTAAAGAATTAAAACTGTTTCTCAGATGCTATTTTCAAATATGATTAATAATTCCTTGACTACCTAATGTAGTTGAGGTATTTTTGATATTATTCATATTTTTGCAAATCTATTGTTTAAAAAATAATTTTCTAAAATTCTGAAAATTCTATTGACAGGACTTTAAAAAGGGTCTATAATGGATAGAAAAACAAAGGAGAATACTATGAAAACAAGGAAAGTATTGGCTCTTGCGGGAGTCACTTTATTAGCAGCTGGTGTCTTAGCGGCTTGTTCTGGTGGTTCTGCTACTAAAGGTGAGCAGACTTTTGCATTTACCTACGAGACAGACCCAGATAATCTCAACTATTTGACAACCAGCAAGGCAGCTACTTCAAACATTACTAGTAACGTCATTGATGGATTGCTTGAAAATGACCGTTATGGGAATCTTGTTCCCTCTATGGCAGAGGACTGGTCAGTTTCTAAAGATGGTTTGACCTACACTTATAAGATTCGTCAGGATGCCAAGTGGTACACATCTGAAGGGGAAGAATATGCTCCTGTCAAGGCTCAAGACTTTGTAACAGGTCTTAAATATGCAACAGATAAGAAATCACAAGCTCTTTACTTGGTACAGGATTCAATCAAGGGGCTGGATGCTTATGCTAAGGGAGAAAATAAAGATTTTTCTCAAGTTGGAATTAAAGCCCTTGACGATCAAACAGTCCAATACACTTTGAACAAACCTGAAAGTTTTTGGAATTCTAAAACAACAATGGGTGTCTTGGCACCAGTTAATGAAGAGTTTTTGAACTCAAAAGGGGATGATTTTGCTAAAGCGACAGATCCAAGCAGTATCTTGTATAATGGTCCTTATTTGTTAAAATCTCTTGTGGCTAAATCTTCCGTTGAATTTGCAAAAAACCCTAACTACTGGGATAAAGATAATGTTCATGTTGATAAGATAAAATTGTCATTCTGGGATGGTCAAGATACCAGCAAACCTGCGGAAAACTTTAAAGATGGTAGTCTTACAGCAGCCAGACTTTATCCTACAAATGCAAGTTTTGCAGAACTTGAAAAAACGATGAAGGACAATATTGTCTATACCCAACAAGACTCTACGACTTATCTAGTTGGTACAAATATTGATCGTCAGTCCTATAAATATACTTCTAAGACTAGTGACGAACAAAAGACATCTACTAAAAAGGCTCTCTTAAACAAGGATTTCCGTCAGGCTATTGCCTTTGGTTTTGATCGTACGGCCTATGCTTCACAAGTGAACGGTGCCAGTGGTGCAAGCAAAATTTTGCGTAATCTCTTTGTGCCACCAACATTTGTTCAAGCAGATGGGAAAAACTTTGGCGATATGGTCAAAGAAAAATTAGTAACCTATGGGGATGAATGGAAGGATGTTAATCTGGCCGATGCCCAAGATGGTCTCTACAATCCTGAAAAAGCCAAGGCCGAATTTGCTAAGGCTAAGTCAGCTTTACAGGCAGAAGGCGTGACTTTCCCAATTCACCTAGACATGCCTGTTGATCAGACAGCAACTACAAAAGTTCAACGTGTTCAATCTTTCAAACAATCGGTTGAAGAAACCTTGGGTACAGATAATGTCGTAATTGATATTCAACAACTACAAAAAGATGAAGTCTTGAATATTACCTACTTTGCTGAAACAGCAGCTGGGGAAGATTGGGATATTTCAGATAATGTTGGTTGGTCTCCAGACTTTGCGGATCCATCTACTTACCTCGATATTATCAAACCATCAGTTGGTGAAAACACTAAAACCTACTTTGGCTTTGATTCTGGTACAGATAATGCTGCAGCTAAGAAGGTTGGTCTGAACGACTATGAGAAATTGGTAACTGAAGCTGGAAATGAGACAATAGATGTAGCAAAACGTTATGATAAGTATGCTACAGCCCAAGCTTGGTTGACAGATAGTGCCTTGATTATTCCAACAACATCACTCACTGGTCGCCCAATCTTGTCTAAGATGGTACCATTTACGATGCCGTTTGCCTTCTCTGGTAACAAGGGGACAAGCGATCCGCTCCTATACAAATACTTGGAACTTCAAGACAAGGCAGTCACTGTGGATGAATACCAAAAAGCTCAAGATAAATGGATGAAAGAAAAAGAAGAATCCAATAAAAAAGCGCAAGAAGAACTTGCAAAACATGTGAAATAAGATAAAAAGAAGTTAGTTATTCGCTAACTTCTTTTGGTTTATCGAAAATGAGTTGAAACCTCTCTTCACTTTCAAAGATTATGAAACTAATTTTTTTGTAGAAAAAATCCTGAGTTTTTATTCTCAGGATTTTCTTTCATCTCACTGTTGTGGTTGTTGAACTTGTGGATTTTGTGGCGTTGGTTGTACTGGTTGTGTCGGTTGAACAGCCTGACTAGCTTGTCCTTGATTAGGATCAGTTGCTGGAGCATTATTGGGTTGTTGACCAACCGTCGTACTTGCCTGTGTAGTTGAACTTTCAGCTGTTGTGCTTGGAGTTTCTACTGTTTGTGTTTGTTGTGTAGCTGGATTATTCCAAGTGTTCTTAGCACTATTTTGGAAGACGAATTCTCCATTTCGGAATAGGCCGTCTGGCATCGTCCAATCTCCAGGTTGGTCATCTTCTGATAGATACGATATCATTGAGCGATAAACCTTAGCAGCAACTAGGAAACCATCTCCAACGATTGGAGTTAAACGATTTGAGTAACCAGTCCATACAGCCATAGAATACTTACGAGTATAACCTACAAACATTTCATCTGGAGCTACGTAGCCAGTGTTCTTGATATACTTTTCAATTTCGTCGTCAGTATAGTTAGAAGTACCTGTCTTACCTGCTTGTGGAAGCCATGGTAGGTAAGCACCCCGTCCGGTTCCGTAAGCTAAAACAGTTTTCATCATTTCGGTCATCATATAGGCAGTAGTTTCTTTCATAGCTCGTGTACCAGCATCAGAAAATTCTTTTTCACTACCATCACTAAAGACGATTTTATTGATATACATTGGTTTGTGGTAAATACCACCATTAGCAAAGGCGGCATAAGCAGCAGCCATTTTTTCACTACTTGCACCGTACTGTTTGTTGGATTCAGTTGTGTTACTTGAAATGGCGTTTGCGTAATGCATGCTTGGATAGTCGATACCAAGACCATTAAGGAAGGTTTTAGCTCTATCTAGACCGACCTTATTCAAAGTCTCAACGGCTGTGACGTTTCGTGATTGTTGAAGAGCATACTGGATTGTAATGTTTCCAAAGTAGCCATGATCCCAGTTGTAGACTGGAGTATCAGTGCCAGGATAGTTATAAGGAACATCATGTACAATAGAAGCAGTAGAGTCATAGACTCCGTATTCTAAAGCGGGAGCATAGTCAGTGATTGGTTTCATAGTAGAACCCCAGTCACGATTGGTTTCAACGGCTTGGTTGATTCCGAAAGATACATTACTTGATTGGTGACGTGCCCCTAACTGAGCAATGACTTTACCATTTGTTACATCCACGATAGTGGAAGCTACTTGGAGTTCATCATCTGGATAAGCAACGTATTCATCTGTGTTATAAACATCCCAAAGTCTCTGTTGAACATTTTTGTCGACATTAGTATAGACTTCCATACCTGTGGTAAGAAGGTTGTAGCCCGTTTCTTGTTCGACTTGGTCGATTACTTCTTTGAGGTAGTTGTCCATATAGGCTGGGTAACTATTGGCTGACTTCAAGCTTTGAAGACCGTCAGTGATAGGCGTATTAATAGCTTTTTCGTAATCTTCTGCACTGATATACTTCTGTCCCTTCATTTCTGAAAGTACCAAGTTACGACGCTCTAGAGCAGCTTCTGGATGGGAATATGGATCATATTGGTTTGGTGCTTGAGGCATTCCGGCTAGGAGTGCTAACTGTGGCAAGCTTAAATCCTTCAAGTCTTTTCCATAGTAATTTTCGGCTGCGGTTTGCATTCCATAGTTACCGTTAGACATGTAGACTTTGTTGATGTAGTAGGTCAGGATTTCTTGCTTGGTTGCTTTTTGCTCTAATTGAACGGCTAGCCAAGCTTCTTGGGCTTTACGTGACAAGGTTTGATCGGCAGTTGAAGTAGAGAAATAAGTTAATTTAATCAATTGCTGAGTCAAGGTTGAAGCCCCTTGGAGCCCTCCTTTCCCTTGGAGGTTTCTCAGTGCCGCCCCCATGATACGAATGGTATCAACACCTCTATGATCAAAGAAACGGTGGTCTTCGATAGACACGATGGCCTTGACCAAGTCAGTAGGAATTTCATTTGCTTGGGCATTTACGCGACGTTCAGATCCAAGGTCAGCAATCAGTTCGTTTTTGTTGTCATAAATCTTGCTAGAGGTTGTCGCAACTAATTTACTTTCAGATAAGGCTGGAGCCTTGCTAACAAAGTAGAGGAAGACACCTCCACCTAATAGAAATAATGCGATAAATAAGGTAAGAAATGTAATTCCAATATACTTTAAGAATCGCAGAATGGTTTGTTTATTCATCTTGTTTTACCACCTAGTAAATGTTCTTTGATAATATCGAGATAGGGAATTTGAGGGAAAGCTCCTTGCTTTACTAAATATCCGTATTCTTGAATATATCCAAGTGGCATTGATTTTTGGCCCTTATCTTGATGATAAAAGCGAATCAAATCAAGTGCCGGCAACAAATAAGTTTCTTGTCGAGAAGAAAAATGAAGCAGTACGAAGCAAATGCCCTGCTGTTCTAGAACTTGTTCCATATGTTGAATCTGGTGAAGATGGAAGTTCTTCATTGGGATAGCATTTTTTTGCCGCGTTTCCTTGGCTTCAAAGTCAATGTAATGTCCTCTATATACGCCAGAGTAATCTGTTGTGGAAGCTTGTCTAAAATAGGCTTCTACAATTTTGGCTCGACTACGTTGAGGATAGTCTACTCGAACGATTTGAACAGGCGTTGGCTTTTTATGGATAACTGCCATATCATGCGTCAGATAGTAGTCGTTTGTAGCGTTGATCATCTTTTCAAAAGTCATTCCTCGATTTGCGAAATTTTTTGGTTGAGAAATGGATGTTTGGCTTTTTTTTGATGAAATTTTATGAGGATAGTTGACCATATTTCTCCTTATTGGTACAATAACATCACTCTATTATACCATAAAAATAGAAAGAAAGGTGTAAAAATGACTACAGCTTTAATTATGGGATATTCTAGTTTTGACTTGGGTTTGTTTAATGAAAAAGATATCAGGTTAAGAATTATAAAGAAAGCCATTCGCCGTGATTTAGAAAGTTTAGCAGAAGAAGGGATTAAATGGCTGGTCTTTACAGGAAACTTGGGATTTGAATCTTGGGTGCTTGATGTCGCAAATGAAATGAAAGACGAATATGATTTTAGCCTAGCGACCATTTTTGATTTTGAAACACACGGGGAAAATTGGAATGAAGCGAATCAGCTTAAACTTGGCCAATTTAAGCAGGTCGATTTTGTCAAATATGCCTATCCTAAATATGAACATATGGGGCAACTACGAGACTACCAACGATTTTTGCTGGAAAATACTGACTTCGCTTATTTTTTCTATGACCCAGAAAATGAGACCAAATTAAAATTTATAGACAATTTGATGAAAAATCAGGAAGGTTATCGCATAAAAAGGTTAACGTTTGAAGACTTAAATGAGCTAGCAGAAAATTTTTCTGAAAAGTAAGGCTTTGACCTTGATTTTTGTTTGCCTTTTTTTATATAATAATACTATTAGAAACCGAGAATGGAGAGAGAGATGGCAAGTATTATTTTTTCAGCAAAAGATATTTTTGAGCAAGAGTTTGGACGTGAAGTTCGTGGATATAGTAAGGTTGAAGTTGATGAATTTTTGGACGATGTCATCAAGGACTACGAAACTTATGCTGCCTTAGTCAAGTCTCTCCGTCAAGAAATTGCAGAGTTGAAGGAAGAATTGTCTCGCAAACCTGAATCTGCAACGGTTCAAGCAGAACCACTTGAAATGACAGCTACAACTTCTATGACGAATTTTGATATTTTGAAACGACTAAATCGTCTTGAGAAAGAAGTGTTTGGTAAACAAATTTTGGATAACTCTGATTTATAAGTATAAGAGTTTATTTGAAAAGTGCAATTTTTGGATAATCGCGTGAGGAGAATTTCTTTTCATGAGGAAAGTCCATGCTAGCACAGGCTGTGATGCCTGTAGTGTTTGTGCTAGGCGAAACCATAAGCCTAGGGACGAGAAATCGTTACGGCAGTTGAAATGGCTAAGTCCTTGGATAGGCCAGAGTAGGCTTGAAAGTGCCA encodes the following:
- the glf gene encoding UDP-galactopyranose mutase; this translates as MYDYLIVGAGLSGAIFAYEATKRGKKVKVIDKRDHIGGNIYCENVEGVNVHKYGAHIFHTSNKKVWDYVNQFAEFNNYINSPVANYKGSLYNLPFNMNTFYAMWGTKTPQEVKNKIAEQTAHMKDVEPKNLEEQAIKLIGLDIYEKLIKGYTEKQWGRSATDLPPFIIKRLPVRLTFDNNYFNDRYQGIPIGGYNVIIENMLKDVEVELGVDFFANRQELEASAEKVVFTGMIDQYFDYKHGELEYRSLRFEHEVLDEENYQGNAVVNYTEREIPYTRIIEHKHFEYGTQDKTVITREYPADWKRGDEPYYPINDERNNAMFAKYQEEAAQNDKVIFCGRLADYKYYDMHVVIERALHVVEEEFNKDNEG
- the rfbB gene encoding dTDP-glucose 4,6-dehydratase — protein: MTEYKKIIVTGGAGFIGSNFVHYVYKNFPDVHVTVLDKLTYAGNRANIEKILGDRVELVVGDIADAELVDKLAVQADAIVHYAAESHNDNSLNDPSPFIHTNFIGTYTLLEAARKYNIRFHHVSTDEVYGDLPLREDLPGYGEGPGEKFTADTKYNPSSPYSSTKAASDLIVKAWVRSFGVKATISNCSNNYGPYQHIEKFIPRQITNILSGIKPKLYGEGKNVRDWIHTNDHSSGVWTILTKGQIGETYLIGADGEKNNKEVLELILKEMGQDADAYDHVTDRAGHDLRYAIDASKLRDELGWKPEFTNFESGLKETIKWYTDNQEWWKAEKEAVEANYAKTQEIIKL
- a CDS encoding sugar transferase codes for the protein MKYYLKEEFLNDVNQKNAGNKARNDVETVLNELGYIPLRVLVDDWYKMNVLKAQIHKYQALSKAFKLLKRGDEIVIQFPLLHHSLLFSNLLKSLRKKGVKTYFLIHDLETLRFVNDETLPFRMKLRMKITEGSSLHYVNGIIAHNKVMKGVLVNKGVLGEKITNLEIFDYLIPDFIEKTSLRKEQPIIVAGNLSQDKAAYLYSLPIEPQFNLYGVGFDESRKLSNETYFGSFLPDELPSVLEGSFGLVWDGDSSETCSGFFGEYLRYNNSHKASLYLASGFPIIVWKESALSHFVLKNNCGITVDSLFDIQETINNISEEEYQELVENAQKVGNNIRSGYYLKIALEKLTKYLV
- a CDS encoding dTDP-4-dehydrorhamnose 3,5-epimerase family protein; translated protein: MTDNFFGKTLAVRNVEAIPGMLEFDIPVHGDNRGWFKENFQKEKMLPLGFPEYFFTEGKLQNNVSFSRKNVLRGLHAEPWDKYISVADGGKVLGSWVDLREGETFGNTYQTVIDASKGIFVPRGVANGFQVLSDTVSYSYLVNDYWALDLKPKYAFVNYADPELGIEWANLAEAEVSEADKNHPLLKDVKPLKKEDL
- a CDS encoding stealth family protein, producing the protein MMKDKIDIVVLWVDGNDPNFIKEKQRVTSQKESLNADADGEQRYREYGIFQYWFRMIERHAPWVNNIYLITNGQKPSWLNLSHPKLRFISHKEFIPESYLPTFNSATIELNLHRIEGLSENFIYFNDDMYLIKDVKPSDFFKNNKPRLLAVYDALVPWSSYTNTYHNNVELIYRHFPKKQALKSSPWKFFNYRYGALILKNILLLPWGPTGYVNQHLPVPMKKSTLAHLWKIESEVLDRTSRNQFRNYGVDVNQYICQHWQIESNEFYPISKNMGESIELNQIDKLKKIFGNKKRKLLCVNDSINIDERNIILFKKLLEERYPEKSSFEK
- the rfbA gene encoding glucose-1-phosphate thymidylyltransferase RfbA — its product is MKGIILAGGSGTRLYPLTRAISKQLMPVYDKPMIYYPLSTLMLAGIKDILIISTPHDLPRFKELLQDGSELGINLSYAEQPSPDGLAQAFIIGEKFIGNDSVALILGDNIYYGPGLSKMLQKAANKEKGATVFGYQVKDPERFGVVEFDEEMNAISIEEKPEHPRSNYAVTGLYFYDNDVVEISKNIKPSPRGELEITDVNKAYLERGDLSVELMGRGFAWLDTGTHESLLEASQYIETVQRMQNVQVANLEEIAYRMGYISREDVLKLAQPLKKNEYGQYLLRLIGEE
- the rfbD gene encoding dTDP-4-dehydrorhamnose reductase; this encodes MILITGAKGQLGTELRYLLDERNEEYVAVDVAEMDITNEEMVEKVFEEVKPTLVYHCAAYTAVDAAEDEGKELDFAINVTGTENVAKASEKHGATLVYISTDYVFDGKKPVGQEWEVDDRPDPQTEYGRTKRMGEELVEKYVSNFYIIRTAWVFGNYGKNFVFTMQNLAKTHKTLTVVNDQHGRPTWTRTLAEFMTYLAENCKEFGYYHLSNDATEDTTWYDFAVEILKDTDVEIKPVDSSQFPAKAKRPLNSTMSLAKAKATGFVIPTWQDALKEFYKQEVKSDIN